In Corylus avellana chromosome ca2, CavTom2PMs-1.0, the following proteins share a genomic window:
- the LOC132170405 gene encoding UDP-glucuronic acid decarboxylase 2-like: MGSELIFRGHESQPVSDAYSPKQPKPWLSVTRPIRYLLREQRLVFVLVGIAIATLFFTLLPRSSPSHYSYGSESYNPIHNTHFISDPTRETHNYRPALQDQRSAFQMYSSGGKVPLGLKRKGLRIVVTGGAGFVGSHLVDRLIERGDSVIVVDNFFTGRKENVMHHFRNPRFELIRHDVVEPLLLEVDQIYHLACPASPVHYKFNPVKTIKTNVVGTLNMLGLAKRVGARFLLTSTSEVYGDPLQHPQVETYWGNVNPIGVRSCYDEGKRTAETLTMDYHRGAGVEVRIARIFNTYGPRMCIDDGRVVSNFVAQALRKEPLTVYGDGKQTRSFQYVSDLVEGLMRLMEGEHVGPFNLGNPGEFTMLELARVVQETIDPDAKIEYRANTEDDPHKRKPDITKAKDLLGWQPKVELRKGLPLMVSDFRKRIFGDHKEDVTATTM; this comes from the exons ATGGGTTCGGAGCTGATCTTCAGAGGGCACGAGAGCCAACCCGTGTCGGACGCGTACTCACCCAAGCAACCGAAACCGTGGCTCTCCGTGACCCGCCCGATTCGCTACCTGCTCCGAGAGCAACGACTCGTCTTCGTCCTCGTCGGCATTGCTATAGCCACCCTCTTCTTCACCCTCCTCCCCCGCTCTTCCCCAAGCCATTACTCCTACGGGAGCGAATCATACAATCCGATCCACAACACGCACTTCATATCCGACCCGACCCGGGAGACCCACAACTACAGGCCCGCCCTGCAAGATCAACGGTCCGCGTTCCAGATGTACAGCTCGGGCGGCAAGGTCCCGCTGGGCCTGAAACGCAAGGGGCTCCGGATCGTGGTCACAGGTGGGGCTGGCTTCGTGGGGTCACATCTCGTGGACCGTCTGATTGAGCGCGGGGACAGCGTCATCGTCGTGGATAACTTCTTCACGGGGAGGAAAGAGAACGTGATGCACCACTTCAGGAACCCCAGATTCGAGCTCATCCGCCACGACGTCGTCGAGCCCCTCCTGCTCGAGGTCGACCAGATCTATCACCTCGCTTGCCCTGCCTCCCCTGTGCACTACAAGTTCAACCCCGTCAAGACCATC AAGACTAATGTGGTGGGAACGCTGAACATGCTGGGGCTCGCCAAGCGGGTCGGTGCGCGGTTTTTGCTAACGAGCACCAGTGAGGTGTACGGAGATCCACTGCAACACCCTCAGGTCGAAACCTACTGGGGAAACGTCAATCCCATCG GTGTTCGAAGCTGTTACGACGAGGGAAAACGTACGGCTGAAACGTTGACTATGGACTATCATAGAGGTGCAGGCGTCGAG GTTAGGATTGCCAGAATTTTCAACACCTATGGGCCTAGAATGTGCATTGATGATGGTCGTGTGGTCAGCAATTTTGTTGCCCAG GCATTAAGGAAGGAGCCATTGACTGTTTATGGAGATGGGAAGCAGACTAGGAGTTTCCAATATGTATCTGATCTG GTGGAGGGTCTGATGCGCCTTATGGAAGGAGAACATGTGGGACCTTTCAATCTCGGGAACCCGGGTGAATTCACCATGCTTGAACTTGCTCGT GTGGTCCAGGAGACAATTGACCCAGATGCAAAGATAGAATACAGGGCTAACACAGAGGATGACCCGCACAAGAGGAAGCCTGATATCACAAAGGCTAAAGATTTACTTGGTTGGCAACCAAAGGTGGAACTTCGTAAGGGCCTTCCTTTAATGGTCTCTGACTTCCGGAAACGCATCTTTGGCGACCACAAGGAAGACGTTACCGCAACAACCATGTAA